The Linepithema humile isolate Giens D197 chromosome 2, Lhum_UNIL_v1.0, whole genome shotgun sequence genome has a segment encoding these proteins:
- the sev gene encoding proto-oncogene tyrosine-protein kinase ROS isoform X6 translates to MLGTGLCALLKVLTLAVAVVAFLPEDLEDGIPPASLQEECASKCPNLDLTQNRTDDLSSEVGCGVRCKIDQDIPVKESTGLYMFQNLIPDQNYSISVTMRNEVGEGPPQTTYISTTPLESIVKDTQQPILIIGNEHTVMKQGADMLDEPSVVYETNSVIRGVAIHVASAQLFVSTSTGYVYRTSIIERSSKAEAILSPGQMNFEPLSLSVDWLNLHLYVLGEVKHATSKWQIARCNLDGRGLTVAMAGILSRPSHIEVDPYNGYLFWVTKVGLFRLDLADISNGVKHEAQPFVIVEDAHLGAFTVDHTNFRLLVPHHTRNTVISVSLDGRELVDLRPNTQKPKFNNVVSLAMANGLFFWTNGAGVLAENYHSGQNRYFHNAYPDTSGISFVSVNVLINASQPVPIPINPPTGVQAVLGVERAKVSWQAPHLLGGQGKGAWQNWSYELEIKDESTNETVRQKDIAGSSHTVHNLRERLEYSIKAAAYTSAGRGPWSSEFRGQTLKSGTHASILWSSNEGLLRSDVTGENIDTLVYKASLKEFESEFHIVDVSWYKDALYIVGNNSALYRYNIKTHEKMKLNINSVGSVAVDWISKKLYWANPKQQIITRANLNGSQQEPMSILAIVKELIIDSLEAYLYWSTGHAVEVARLNGQDRRYYHSDEIFNGKQVMGLTLDTENRYVYWIVRSYESGSILYRAPTSERIPMNQKIEPKKVSALQHPNMQGPLCYFSEHLLWLQDDRNAVIGDLSGQNTAVINGITLSGLYMVAIMDPALHQYPENLTSETVVVSPNAVDRDSIRVEGTWRNFNISWDPVKNINYGTVFYEVKFADYINTNSNPEITIETTMPYNNSDQILPYSVLEVTVKAFTYWATAHHSQMILRSPQSVPSQPTSPRAFVEFYKKVLSENTDIFVIFRWNLPEFTNGLIQGYTVQCWFFNNLEKIEVCNDYSIPSTTLEYTAYNLLPNTTYYFQVRAHTRIGAGPYTDLINVTTMYENPVPQLLVATADAVRISDLDQEINYTLTRHIAKEVSYLAAEKKIYWINEMRELVTSDMTGTNATKILDLNNTADSLCVDWVAKNLYWSESGYREHGYRESNGYIMKLDLTMWQAGKIKYENIVKTGRRVLNLDVLPSQGSLYWIESTNDRGTIMQSDLNGKNVQPFFKNIGDTCSCPYKPSGMVIAMAIDKTNIQKPMMYWVMEEHLIVIDIYRSESFVDRGGCTCANVSSSKFSKVTSLTVDKMNIYWSNAMENQIYFLKKEHFFVASKENVSELKIRSFYLPGVRSIRALGKSLQSYPTANCLKPDQVSSGSEHASYRVKEVNTTSSSIVVQLPEPIPQHGCKNYSLPSSLYTIYLWPCPENDRNTPCQNREWLKVRTYERRYEIRNLKPFTWYKLELALSNIYTDLENLDLEFGPGVMQRTGVSKPSAPENVTVQVLTPTLAVVYWRPPRVLHSAAVHYEVHWWSTLLVNGVRQKGEQVIKEPERAADGRFFTTLKPLLPGQDYKVYVRAYPANFNDNYNESLGETIHTYAEPNNLTVIGVSVDGMNISWIPSVNLMTFYALQYKNVAVEEWQTANKYEKENGKVRYYIEGLQPRTLYKFRLVLKYPAYEENFIWPSDGRFTFQTLGAVPSAPGMPTVTRLRNSVYQLNWEPAQAHGSQVALYRLEGLIADDNHKQDEELDENEHWNLYYNGTDNYWIITGDMDEKYRFRVQAKNAYGLGAWSRLSTVVDLTESNGGILATQQHLPLMLGLIAIVITIMLVCFCYFFCPVYRQRKEDKKAVLPPIVSDVELATLREIPRGNFVQSNALYASTLQNDPDDTALPKIRQEQITLAKFLGSGAFGKVFLGSAKDLEGPGTTPVAIKMLRKDANSREKTEFLQEARLMSHFRHKHVLRLLGVCFDTDPPLLVLELMEAGDLLSYLRESRALQPTDSRALRLQDLLAMCEDVARGCRYLEELHFVHRDLACRNCLVSARDRENRVVKIGDFGLARDIYKNDYYRKEGEGLLPVRWMAPESLVDGVFTSQSDVWAFGVLMWEITSLGQQPYPARTNLEVLHYVRAGGRLPKPLNCPSTLHQLMQRCWSAADARPSFKICLESIVLLRGNIEDAILSPVHTGHYLARKGVSNMAYFADENQNHNNSGNSWKSSSSEGSRDMQPFLQNSNNATHNPQSGEVPKYLELLADNEDAVSRENPTNGYEVPRSIHVSDQNLTSISRISCVNQDRKCSLPTDNTQERKEHSTEERKQFDGRLYDKRSSITSLNLPDRRGASVSGMPEKCNTLDSLKSANSVAKAALKRNSFSSLNGQRKYKTNLSERRDSEASIEDRSCSSHSLAPSTRPSSSLINSQTVLPCLKNNVTASNVTGNGEVPSIESTATKNTLSKIQRTHSNLQNGKANIPLVINSALLNLLRQTPVVEDGNSIVTYTNINADAVKVNGS, encoded by the exons AATCGAACCGACGACCTGAGCTCGGAGGTAGGATGCGGGGTGCGGTGCAAGATCGATCAG GATATTCCAGTCAAAGAAAGCACCGGTCTTTACATGTTTCAAAATCTCATACCTGATCAGAATTATTCTATCAGTGTGACTATGAGAAATGAAGTCGGCGAGGGTCCACCACAGACTACTTATATTTCTACGACCCCTCTAGAATCTATCG TGAAGGACACGCAACAGCCGATTCTCATCATCGGAAACGAGCATACGGTCATGAAGCAGGGCGCCGATATGCTGGACGAGCCCAGCGTCGTTTACGAGACGAATTCTGTGATCCGCGGTGTGGCGATACACGTGGCGTCCGCTCAATTGTTCGTTTCCACTTCAACGGGTTACGTGTATCGAACGTCGATCATCGAGCGATCGAGCAAGGCTGAAGCTATCTTGAGCCCCGGTCAAATGAATTTCGAACCACTGAGTCTTTCGGTCGATTGGCTGAATCTCCACCTGTACGTTTTGGGAGAAGTAAAACACGCGACGAGCAAGTGGCAAATAGCCAGATGCAATCTCGATGGCAGAGGCTTGACAGTGGCCATGGCTGGAATTCTGAGTCGACCCTCGCACATCGAGGTCGATCCTTACAACGGATATCTCTTCTGGGTCACTAAAGTGGGGCTGTTCAGATTGGATTTGGCCGATATCAGCAATGGTGTGAAACACGAG gcTCAACCATTTGTAATTGTTGAGGACGCGCATTTGGGCGCTTTTACAGTAGATCATACGAACTTTCGATTACTCGTTCCTCATCACACTCGGAACACGGTGATATCCGTATCACTGGACGGTCGCGAACTTGTTGATCTGCGTCCTAATACGCAGAAGCCTAAATTCAATAACGTCGTTTCCCTAGCTATGGCAAATGGATTGTTTTTTTGGACTAATGGCGCAGGGGTCCTCGCCGAAAACTATCATTCCGGCCAAAACAGATACTTCCACAATGCATATCCCGACAC GTCTGGCATTTCCTTCGTCAGCGTCAACGTGTTGATAAATGCTAGTCAACCAGTTCCTATTCCAATAAATCCACCCACGGGAGTGCAAGCAGTTCTAGGAGTGGAAAGAGCAAAAGTTTCCTGGCAAGCTCCTCATTTGCTGGGCGGCCAAGGAAAAGGCGCTTGGCAAAACTGGTCGTACGAGCTCGAAATCAAGGATGAATCGACGAATGAAACTGTCCGTCAGAAGGATATCGCCGGATCGTCTCACACTGTCCACAATTTGCGAGAAAGATTGGAATATTCGATCAAAGCTGCAGCGTACACGAGCGCCGGCAGAGGACCGTGGTCTTCGGAATTCCGAGGGCAAAccttaaa GAGTGGTACGCATGCGTCTATCTTGTGGTCATCGAACGAAGGGCTCTTGAGAAGCGACGTAACCGGCGAAAATATAGACACGCTCGTTTATAAAGCTAGTCTGAAAGAATTCGAGAGCGAATTTCATATTGTTGACGTTAGTTGGTACAAGGACGCGCTGTATATAGTAGGAAATAATTCCGCGCTATATCGTTACAATATCAAAACTCATGAGAAGATGAAACTCAACATCAACTCGGTCGGAAGCGTCGCTGTGGACTGGATATCGAAGAAACTATACTGGGCGAATCCAAAAcaacaaatt ATAACAAGAGCGAACCTGAACGGATCTCAGCAAGAACCGATGTCCATCCTAGCAATTGTAAAAGAGCTGATAATCGACTCTCTGGAGGCGTATTTATATTGGTCAACTGGTCACGCTGTGGAAGTTGCGCGATTGAATGGACAGGACAGGAGATACTATCATTcggatgaaatttttaatggcAAACAAGTAATGGGACTAACGCTCGACACCGAAAACAGATATGTTTACTGGATCGTTCGAAGTTACGAAAGCGGATCCATTCTCTATCGAGCACCGACATCCGAAAGAATTCCAATGAACCAGAAAATCGAGCCGAAAAAg gtCTCTGCTTTGCAACATCCAAACATGCAAGGACCTTTATGCTATTTTTCCGAGCATCTACTGTGGCTGCAGGATGACAGAAATGCTGTGATCGGCGATCTGTCCGGTCAAAATACGGCCGTCATAAACGGGATTACTTTGTCTGGTTTATACATGGTGGCCATTATGGATCCTGCGCTTCATCAGTATCCGGAAAATTTGACGTCGGAGACAGTAGTGGTCTCGCCGAACGCCGTCGATCGCGATAGCATAAGAGTCGAGGGAACCTGGAGAAATTTCAACATTTCCTGGGATCCTGTAAAGAATATCAATTACGGCACGGTTTTCTACGAAGTAAAGTTCGCGGATTACATTAATACGAACTCGAACCCAGAAATCACGATTGAAACGACGATGCCGTACAACAACTCGGATCAGATCCTTCCCTATTCCGTCCTGGAGGTCACCGTGAAGGCTTTCACATACTGGGCAACCGCGCATCACTCCCAGATGATCTTGAGATCTCCACAGAGCGTGCCGAGTCAGCCAACATCTCCCAGAGCgtttgttgaattttataaaaaggtGCTGAGCGAAAATACAGACATCTTTGTGATATTCAG ATGGAATTTGCCTGAATTTACTAACGGACTCATTCAAGGATACACGGTTCAGTGCTGGTTCTTCAACAATCTGGAGAAAATTGAAGTCTGCAACGACTACAGCATCCCGTCCACGACATTGGAGTACACGGCGTATAATTTATTACCCAACACGACGTATTATTTCCAAGTGCGGGCGCACACCAGGATCGGCGCTGGTCCTTACACGGATTTAATCAACGTGACAACCATGTACGAGAATCCGGTGCCGCAATTATTGGTCGCCACGGCGGACGCTGTGAGGATATCCGATCTGGATCAGGAGATTAACTACACGCTCACTAGGCACATCGCGAAAGAGGTCAGCTATTTGGCAGCGGAAAAGAAGATCTATTGGATCAATGAGATGCGAGAGTTGGTGACGTCGGACATGACCGGAACCAACGCTACGAAGATACTCGATCTCAACAATACTGCGGATAGCCTCTGCGTCGACTGGGTGGCGAAGAATCTGTACTGGTCGGAGAGCGGATACAGGGAACACGGATACAGGGAAAGCAACGGCTACATCATGAAGCTGGATTTGACGATGTGGCAAGCTGGCAAGATCAAGTACGAAAACATCGTGAAGACAGGGAGGCGTGTTTTGAATTTAGATGTGCTGCCGTCTCAGGG ATCTTTATATTGGATTGAGTCGACGAATGATCGCGGCACAATAATGCAATCGGATCTGAACGGGAAAAACGTGCAACCTTTCTTCAAAAACATAGGTGATACGTGCTCCTGCCCATATAAACCGTCCGGCATGGTGATCGCGATGGCGATTGATAAAACCAACATCCAGAAACCAATGATGTACTGGGTGATGGAGGAACACTTAATCGTGATAGACATTTATCGTAGTGAATCGTTCGTGGACCGTGGTGGCTGTACGTGTGCCAATGTGTCAAGCTCGAAATTTAGCAAAGTGACGTCTCTCACGGTTGATAAGATGAATATCTATTGGTCCAACGCAATGgagaatcaaatttatttcttgaagAAAGAGCACTTTTTCGTCGCGAGCAAGGAAAACGTGTCCGAGTTGAAGATAAGGAGCTTCTATCTACCAGGTGTGCGCAGCATCAGAGCTCTCGGCAAGTCCCTGCAATCCTATCCCACCGCGAACTGCCTGAAGCCCGACCAGGTTTCATCAGGTTCAGAACACGCGTCCTACCGCGTGAAGGAAGTAAATACGACGTCCAGCAGCATAGTCGTCCAGCTTCCGGAACCGATTCCCCAGCACGGCTGCAAGAATTACAGCCTACCCAGCTCGCTGTACACCATCTACTTGTGGCCGTGTCCGGAGAACGATCGCAACACGCCTTGCCAGAATCGCGAGTGGCTCAAGGTGCGGACGTACGAGCGGCGCTACGAAATCCGCAATCTCAAGCCGTTCACGTGGTACAAGCTGGAGCTGGCGCTGAGTAACATCTACACCGATCTAGAAAACTTAGATCTGGAGTTCGGCCCGGGCGTGATGCAGCGGACCGGCGTGAGTAAGCCTAGCGCGCCGGAGAATGTCACGGTGCAGGTGCTGACGCCGACCCTGGCGGTGGTCTACTGGCGTCCTCCCAGAGTCTTGCATTCCGCAGCGGTGCACTACGAGGTACACTGGTGGTCGACTTTGCTGGTGAACGGTGTGCGACAGAAGGGCGAGCAAGTGATCAAGGAACCGGAGCGCGCGGCGGACGGCAGGTTCTTCACGACGTTGAAGCCGCTGCTGCCGGGGCAGGATTACAAGGTGTACGTGCGCGCGTATCCCGCCAATTTCAACGACAACTACAACGAGAGTCTCGGCGAAACCATCCACACGTACGCGGAACCGAACAACTTGACGGTGATCGGAGTCAGTGTGGACGGTATGAACATTTCCTGGATCCCGAGCGTCAATCTAATGACCTTTTACGCGCTACAGTACAAAAACGTTGCGGTGGAGGAGTGGCAAACCGCGAATAAATACGAGAAGGAGAATGGCAAAGTCAGGTACTACATAGAAGGCTTGCAGCCGCGAACTTTGTACAAGTTCCGCTTGGTATTGAAATACCCCGCGTACGAAGAGAATTTCATATGGCCGTCCGATGGGAGATTCACATTTCAAACGCTTG GTGCCGTTCCGAGCGCTCCCGGGATGCCGACGGTGACGAGACTTCGCAATTCTGTTTATCAATTGAACTGGGAACCTGCGCAGGCTCACGGCTCGCAAGTGGCTTTGTATCGGCTGGAGGGTTTAATCGCCGACGACAATCACAAGCAAGACGAGGAGCTCGACGAAAACGAGCACTGGAATTTGTATTACAACGGAACGGACAATTATTGGATAATTACTGGAGATATGGATGAAAAGTATCGATTTCGCGTGCAAGCTAAAAACGCCTACGGCCTCGGTGCTTGGAGCCGATTAAGCACCGTCGTTGATCTAACAGAATCCAACGGTGGAATATTGGCCACGCAACAACATCTACCATTAATGTTGGGCCTCATTGCAATCGTCATTACTATCATGTTGGTGTGCTTCTGCTATTTTTTCTGCC CAGTGTACCGACAACGTAAAGAAGACAAAAAGGCAGTTCTGCCCCCGATAGTGTCGGACGTCGAGCTGGCGACACTTCGCGAGATCCCTCGCGGGAATTTCGTTCAATCTAACGCGCTCTACGCTTCTACGCTGCAGAACGATCCGGACGATACCGCATTGCCTAAGATCAGACAGGAGCAGATTACACTGGCGAAATTCCTGGGCAGCGGTGCATTCGGAAag gTATTTTTGGGAAGTGCGAAGGATTTAGAAGGACCGGGCACAACGCCCGTTGCAATAAAGATGCTGCGAAAGGACGCGAACTCGCGAGAGAAGACGGAATTCCTGCAGGAGGCGAGACTTATGAGCCATTTTCGGCACAAGCATGTACTGAGGTTGCTCGGCGTCTGCTTCGATACGGATCCTCCGTTACTCGTGTTGGAATTAATGGAAGCTGGTGACTTGCTGAGTTATTTGCGGGAGAGTCGGGCTTTACAACCCACCGACTCACGCGCGCTGCGTCTACAAGATTTACTCGCCATGTGCGAAGACGTTGCACGAGGCTGTCGCTATCTGGAGGAACTGCATTTCGTTCACAGAGATCTCGCGTGTCGAAATTGCCTGGTATCCGCGCGGGATCGCGAGAACCGCGTTGTAAAAATCGGCGACTTCGGACTAGCTAGAGACATTTACAAGAATGATTATTATCGCAAG gaAGGAGAAGGATTACTTCCAGTTCGCTGGATGGCACCGGAATCCTTGGTGGACGGAGTGTTCACTTCACAGAGCGACGTTTGGGCGTTCGGAGTGCTAATGTGGGAGATTACCTCGCTGGGTCAACAGCCCTATCCTGCCCGAACCAATCTTGAAGTGTTGCATTACGTGCGTGCCGGCGGTAGGCTACCGAAGCCTCTCAACTGCCCATCGACGTTGCATCAATTAATGCAGCGTTGCTGGAGCGCAGCGGACGCGAGGCCGAGCTTCAAAATTTGTCTCGAGAGTATCGTTCTTCTGAGAGGCAATATAGAAGACGCGATATTGAGCCCGGTGCACACCGGGCATTACCTGGCACGCAAAG GCGTGTCTAACATGGCTTACTTTGCTGACGAGAATCAGAATCATAACAATTCAG GAAACTCCTGGAAGTCCAGCAGCTCCGAGGGAAGCCGAGACATGCAGCCGTTCCTTCAAAACTCGAACAATGCCACGCACAATCCGCAATCCGGCGAAGTCCCGAAGTATCTTGAGTTATTAGCGGACAACGAAGATGCTGTCTCAAGAGAAAACCCCACGAATGGCTACGAAGTACCTCGTTCGATCCACGTCTCGGATCAGAACTTAACGAGTATAAGCAGGATCAGTTGTGTGAATCAGGACCGCAAGTGCAGTCTGCCAACGGATAACACGCAAGAGCGCAAGGAACACTCGACGGAGGAACGGAAGCAGTTTGACGGCAGGCTGTACGACAAGAGATCGTCGATCACTAGTCTAAATTTACCGGACCGAAGAGGTGCGTCAGTTTCAGGCATGCCGGAGAAGTGTAACACGCTGGACAGCTTGAAATCGGCGAACTCAGTCGCAAAAGCGGCGCTCAAGAGAAACTCCTTCTCGTCCCTGAACGGCCAGCGAAAATACAAGACTAACTTGAGCGAGCGAAGAGATTCCGAGGCGAGTATCGAGGACAGGAGTTGCAGCTCGCACAGTCTGGCGCCTTCCACGCGTCCTAGCTCGTCCTTGATTAATTCGCAGACAGTCCTGCCGTGCCTAAAGAACAACGTTACCGCGAGCAACGTTACCGGAAACGGCGAAGTGCCCTCGATTGAGAGTACAGCGACGAAGAATACGTTGTCGAAGATCCAAAGGACTCACTCGAACTTGCAGAACGGCAAGGCAAATATACCGCTCGTGATAAACAGCGCGCTGTTGAATCTACTGCGGCAGACGCCCGTCGTCGAAGACGGCAACAGCATCGTCACGTATACGAATATCAACGCGGACGCTGTGAAAGTGAACGGATCGTGA